Proteins from a genomic interval of Luteolibacter sp. Y139:
- a CDS encoding potassium transporter Kup, with translation MKQSSAGHAVRQPSLPAATLAALGIVFGDIGTSPLYAFRACFSGSHGAPLHPENLVGAASLIVWSLILVVSIKYLFIILRLDNKGEGGILALSALIRSGVRRFGRKDPKSVLILGLAGAALIYADGMLTPAISVLSAVEGLSVSAPVVERWILPICVGILIALFAIQRHGTGRVGVLFGPVVMLWFGALGALGIGQIIKQPEVITALSPHAGLMFMIHEWHHAFPLLASVFLAVTGGEALYADLGHFGVKPIRAAWFTVVFPGLVLNYLGQAALLIEDPSAIRAPFFLLAPEFLRFPLTILATAAAVIASQALISGAYSLTTQAVQLGVMPRVKVRYTSEHSAGQVYVPSVNNLLAVACILLVLGFKSSNALEAAYGIAIALTMTITSMLFYSAAISVWGWSKWRAATLTTIFLIVDGAFLAANTHKIIDGGWLPLVVGGVIFSLMVTWIWGRARLFQRLSRESLPIDALLSDLKKGQIHRVSGTAVYMSGRGDNVPTALLHNLKHNQVLHERVVLLHVQTLDQPHADPNECLGHNDLGEGVHRVHLSFGFADTPDVPEALKTRLPEEVKFHPGKATYVLGRETYGVGKNASALDRVRLALFAVMARNASPATAYFRLPPGRVVELGAQITL, from the coding sequence ATGAAGCAATCTTCCGCCGGCCATGCGGTCCGCCAGCCCTCGCTCCCCGCTGCGACGCTCGCGGCCCTCGGCATTGTGTTCGGAGACATCGGGACGAGCCCGCTGTATGCCTTCCGCGCGTGTTTTTCCGGCAGCCACGGCGCGCCGCTTCACCCGGAGAATCTGGTCGGCGCGGCCTCGCTGATCGTCTGGTCGCTGATTCTGGTCGTCTCGATCAAATACCTCTTCATCATCCTGCGTCTCGATAACAAGGGCGAAGGCGGGATCCTGGCGCTGTCAGCGCTGATCCGCTCCGGCGTGCGGCGATTCGGCCGGAAGGATCCCAAGTCCGTCCTGATCCTCGGCCTCGCCGGCGCGGCGCTCATCTACGCGGATGGCATGCTGACCCCGGCGATCTCAGTGCTCAGTGCCGTGGAGGGCCTCTCCGTCAGCGCGCCGGTGGTGGAGCGATGGATCCTCCCCATCTGCGTCGGCATCCTGATCGCGCTTTTTGCCATCCAGCGTCACGGCACCGGCAGGGTCGGCGTGCTTTTCGGTCCGGTGGTCATGCTATGGTTCGGTGCGCTCGGCGCCCTCGGAATCGGCCAAATCATCAAGCAACCGGAAGTCATTACCGCCCTCAGTCCCCACGCCGGGCTGATGTTCATGATCCATGAATGGCACCATGCCTTCCCGCTGCTGGCATCGGTCTTCCTCGCGGTGACGGGGGGTGAGGCGCTCTATGCGGACCTCGGGCACTTCGGCGTGAAACCCATCCGCGCCGCCTGGTTCACGGTCGTCTTCCCCGGCCTCGTGCTGAACTATCTGGGCCAGGCCGCGCTGCTCATCGAGGATCCCAGCGCCATCCGTGCGCCCTTCTTCCTGCTCGCACCGGAGTTCCTTCGCTTCCCGCTGACCATCCTGGCGACGGCGGCGGCAGTCATTGCCAGCCAGGCGCTGATCTCCGGGGCCTACTCGCTCACCACCCAGGCGGTGCAACTCGGCGTCATGCCCCGCGTGAAGGTGCGCTACACCTCCGAGCACTCCGCCGGCCAGGTCTATGTGCCGTCCGTAAACAACCTGCTTGCTGTCGCCTGCATCCTCCTCGTCCTCGGCTTCAAGAGTTCGAACGCTCTGGAAGCGGCCTACGGCATCGCCATCGCCCTGACGATGACGATCACCTCCATGCTCTTCTATTCCGCCGCGATTTCCGTCTGGGGATGGAGCAAATGGCGGGCCGCCACCCTCACGACGATATTCCTGATCGTCGACGGTGCCTTCCTCGCTGCCAATACCCACAAGATCATCGACGGCGGCTGGCTGCCACTGGTCGTGGGAGGCGTGATCTTCTCGCTGATGGTCACCTGGATCTGGGGCCGTGCCCGGCTCTTCCAGCGTCTTTCACGCGAATCGCTTCCCATCGACGCGCTGCTGAGCGACCTGAAAAAAGGCCAGATCCACCGCGTCTCCGGCACCGCCGTCTACATGAGCGGCCGCGGCGACAACGTCCCCACCGCCCTGCTCCACAATTTGAAACACAACCAGGTCCTCCATGAACGCGTGGTGCTGCTGCACGTTCAGACCCTCGACCAGCCGCACGCCGACCCGAACGAGTGCCTCGGCCACAACGACCTTGGCGAAGGAGTCCACCGGGTCCATCTCAGCTTCGGATTTGCGGACACGCCCGACGTGCCCGAAGCTCTCAAAACCCGGCTGCCCGAAGAAGTGAAGTTCCACCCGGGCAAGGCCACTTACGTCCTCGGCCGGGAAACCTACGGCGTCGGCAAAAACGCCAGCGCACTGGATCGGGTAAGGCTCGCACTCTTCGCCGTCATGGCAAGGAACGCATCCCCCGCCACGGCCTATTTCCGCCTCCCGCCCGGCCGCGTCGTCGAGCTCGGCGCGCAGATCACCCTGTGA
- a CDS encoding patatin-like phospholipase family protein: MSSGGARGLAHVGVLQVLEENGIEVHAIAGSSMGAYIGALWAVGFSGKALEDLAAEMQDRRQLWKLADPMFPPMKGLFHGHKARAHLERSLGDVCFEDLERRLLVVTLDIDTKERLVRRRGKIADAVHASCAMPGIIAPVMLDGHRCVDGGVIDPVPVGALHKFSDVDRVLAISTIPTFADVDEGFCRVEEVPDLGLWKRCGIAVNRNINFMARGNIIDTFRQSIRAAQIRLAHESCKRADLCLRPEHFFAPWHDYSGFRRFIDAGRQVALDHLDEIRALLRPDFQADETPSVQPMVGHDVA; this comes from the coding sequence TTGTCGTCCGGAGGAGCCCGCGGCCTCGCCCATGTCGGCGTCCTGCAGGTGTTGGAGGAAAACGGCATTGAGGTCCATGCCATCGCCGGCTCCAGCATGGGCGCCTACATCGGCGCCCTGTGGGCTGTGGGATTCTCCGGCAAGGCGCTCGAGGATCTCGCCGCCGAAATGCAGGATCGCCGCCAACTCTGGAAGCTCGCGGATCCGATGTTCCCACCGATGAAGGGACTCTTCCACGGCCACAAGGCGCGAGCTCATCTCGAACGCTCGCTCGGTGACGTGTGCTTCGAGGACCTGGAGCGCCGCCTTCTCGTGGTCACGCTCGATATCGATACCAAGGAGCGCCTTGTCCGCCGCCGCGGAAAAATCGCCGATGCCGTCCACGCGTCCTGCGCCATGCCCGGCATCATCGCGCCCGTCATGCTGGATGGCCATCGCTGTGTCGACGGAGGGGTGATCGATCCCGTTCCCGTGGGGGCACTGCACAAGTTTTCCGATGTCGATCGGGTGCTGGCCATTTCCACCATCCCCACCTTTGCGGATGTCGATGAAGGCTTTTGCCGTGTCGAGGAAGTTCCCGATCTCGGTCTATGGAAACGTTGCGGCATCGCCGTCAACCGCAACATCAACTTCATGGCTCGCGGCAACATCATCGACACCTTTCGCCAGAGCATTCGCGCCGCGCAGATCCGCCTCGCCCATGAATCGTGCAAGCGTGCCGATCTATGCCTGAGGCCCGAGCACTTCTTCGCCCCTTGGCACGACTACTCAGGCTTCCGCCGCTTCATCGATGCTGGTCGTCAGGTCGCCCTCGACCATCTCGATGAGATCCGCGCCCTGCTGCGCCCAGATTTCCAAGCTGATGAAACCCCATCCGTTCAACCCATGGTGGGCCACGACGTCGCGTGA
- the gpmI gene encoding 2,3-bisphosphoglycerate-independent phosphoglycerate mutase: MAKKPVVLIIRDGWGVNPGGKKTAKKDGNATLLAKTPFHDVMLEQYPKGSLSASGLDVGLPEGQMGNSEVGHLNLGAGRIVYQDLTRINKAIEDGTLAKNKTFKKALAAAKGKRLHFLGLLSDGGVHSHQDHLCAMVAMAKEAGVDDIYVHAITDGRDTSPTGGAGYLSKVEDEIAQYGARIATVTGRYYAMDRDKRWERTKLAWDAIVHGIGEAKDVLASEAVAEKYGDEKTDEFLLPMVFVTPGKKLVRDGDVVLFFNFRADRVRQISDAFLNEGTFKPFKAGRRPKVHYVTLTQYDANYKCDVIFGPDKLKMGLGEVVAKEKKTQMRIAETEKYPHVTYFFNGGIEKPNKGEDRYIIPSPKDVATYDLKPEMSAGKVTDTVLEQLKNYDLVILNFANPDMVGHTGVVEAAIKACETIDADVKAIVDETLKLGGKLLITADHGNCEFMINADGSPNTAHTTNLVHLVYVAADAEKYEVKDGILADVAPTLLEMLGLPKPKEMTGGSLLKKK, encoded by the coding sequence ATGGCCAAGAAACCGGTGGTGCTCATCATTCGCGACGGCTGGGGTGTGAACCCCGGGGGGAAGAAGACGGCGAAAAAGGACGGCAATGCGACGCTGCTCGCCAAGACCCCGTTTCACGACGTGATGCTGGAGCAGTATCCGAAGGGCTCCCTCAGCGCCTCCGGCCTCGACGTGGGGCTGCCAGAAGGACAGATGGGCAACTCGGAAGTCGGCCACCTCAATCTCGGTGCCGGGCGGATCGTTTATCAAGACCTGACCCGCATCAACAAGGCGATCGAGGACGGCACCCTGGCCAAGAACAAGACCTTCAAGAAGGCGCTCGCCGCGGCGAAAGGGAAGCGCCTCCACTTCCTCGGCCTGCTTTCCGATGGCGGCGTCCATTCGCATCAGGATCACCTTTGCGCGATGGTGGCGATGGCCAAGGAAGCCGGGGTGGATGACATCTACGTCCATGCCATCACCGATGGCCGCGACACGTCGCCGACCGGCGGTGCCGGCTACCTTTCCAAGGTCGAGGATGAGATCGCGCAATACGGCGCCCGGATTGCCACCGTGACCGGTCGCTATTACGCGATGGACCGCGACAAGCGCTGGGAGCGCACCAAGCTTGCGTGGGACGCGATCGTGCACGGCATCGGCGAGGCGAAGGACGTGCTCGCTTCCGAGGCGGTGGCGGAGAAATACGGCGACGAGAAGACGGACGAGTTCCTGCTGCCAATGGTGTTCGTCACGCCGGGCAAGAAGCTCGTGCGCGATGGCGATGTGGTCCTGTTCTTCAATTTCCGCGCCGACCGCGTGCGACAGATTTCCGATGCCTTCCTCAACGAGGGCACCTTCAAGCCTTTCAAGGCGGGCCGTCGTCCGAAGGTCCACTACGTGACCCTCACCCAGTACGACGCCAACTATAAGTGCGACGTCATCTTCGGGCCGGACAAGCTGAAGATGGGCCTTGGCGAAGTGGTCGCGAAGGAGAAGAAGACCCAGATGCGGATCGCGGAGACCGAGAAGTATCCGCACGTGACCTATTTCTTCAACGGCGGCATCGAGAAGCCGAACAAGGGCGAGGACCGCTACATCATCCCTTCGCCGAAGGACGTGGCCACCTATGACCTCAAGCCGGAGATGAGCGCGGGCAAGGTCACCGACACGGTGCTCGAGCAGCTCAAGAACTACGATCTGGTCATCCTCAACTTCGCCAACCCCGACATGGTCGGTCACACCGGCGTGGTCGAAGCGGCCATCAAGGCGTGCGAAACGATCGATGCCGACGTGAAGGCGATCGTCGACGAAACGCTCAAGCTCGGCGGCAAGCTGCTGATCACCGCCGACCACGGCAACTGCGAGTTCATGATCAATGCGGACGGCTCGCCGAATACCGCGCACACGACGAATCTGGTGCACCTGGTTTACGTCGCCGCCGATGCGGAGAAGTATGAGGTGAAGGACGGCATCCTCGCGGATGTAGCGCCTACCCTGCTAGAGATGCTCGGCCTGCCGAAGCCGAAGGAGATGACGGGTGGTTCGCTGCTGAAAAAGAAGTGA
- a CDS encoding phenylacetate--CoA ligase family protein — protein sequence MKPHPFNPWWATTSRDELHHRQDALLQRLLKDRVVPFTAHYGKLFKDLDIEAGDIRSTDDLQSLPFTSKADLSTPRDFVIIPDEKALRHQWSTLRYALTHGPAATKQALEEELRPILLTSTTGRSAAPVPFLYTKHDLANLEEGGRRMMELCKSDPSWRHINAFPFAPHLAFWLAHYAGIGFNTFMMSTGGGKTLGTDGNLRLVTKIDPDAIIAMPTFLYHLLQQAAHEKERWTKLKRIVLGGEKVPLGMRRKLRALCEEIGAEHVAIMSTYGFTEAKLAWTECMPPEGEETTGFHTYPDMVFLEVIDPKTGQRVPDGQPGEIVCTPLDARGTVVIRYRTGDLVEGGITYEPCPHCGRTCPRLLGKISRVSDIRELNVGKLKGTLVDFNALENLLDDTDGLGAWQIELRKRHDDPLETDQVFVHAVPINGCDRDALRHHISHRFGQAVEFAPNDIVFHTWDDMRRMQGVGKELKEQKVVDHRPNPEVS from the coding sequence ATGAAACCCCATCCGTTCAACCCATGGTGGGCCACGACGTCGCGTGACGAACTCCACCACCGCCAGGACGCGCTGCTGCAGCGCCTCCTGAAGGACCGCGTGGTGCCCTTCACCGCGCACTACGGGAAACTTTTCAAAGACCTCGACATCGAGGCCGGCGACATTCGCAGCACCGATGATCTCCAATCGCTGCCCTTCACCTCGAAGGCCGATCTCTCCACCCCGCGCGACTTCGTCATCATTCCCGATGAAAAAGCCCTGCGTCACCAGTGGTCCACGCTGCGCTACGCGCTCACTCACGGCCCCGCGGCGACGAAGCAGGCGCTTGAGGAAGAGCTCCGGCCGATCCTTCTGACAAGCACCACCGGCCGCTCCGCCGCACCCGTGCCATTCCTCTACACCAAGCACGACCTCGCCAACCTAGAGGAGGGCGGACGCCGCATGATGGAACTCTGCAAGTCCGATCCCTCATGGCGGCACATCAACGCCTTTCCCTTCGCGCCTCACCTCGCCTTCTGGTTGGCCCACTACGCGGGCATCGGCTTCAACACCTTCATGATGTCCACCGGCGGCGGGAAAACGCTCGGCACCGACGGCAATCTCCGGCTCGTCACGAAGATCGATCCCGATGCGATCATCGCGATGCCCACCTTCCTCTATCACCTGCTCCAGCAGGCCGCCCACGAGAAGGAGCGCTGGACCAAGCTGAAACGCATCGTCCTCGGCGGCGAGAAGGTCCCCCTTGGCATGCGCCGGAAACTGCGCGCGCTTTGCGAGGAGATTGGTGCCGAGCACGTGGCCATCATGTCCACCTACGGCTTCACCGAAGCCAAGCTCGCGTGGACCGAGTGCATGCCGCCGGAAGGCGAGGAAACCACCGGCTTCCACACCTACCCTGACATGGTCTTCCTCGAAGTGATCGATCCAAAGACCGGCCAGCGTGTTCCCGACGGGCAGCCCGGCGAGATCGTCTGCACTCCGCTGGATGCACGTGGCACCGTCGTCATCCGCTACCGCACCGGTGACCTTGTCGAAGGCGGGATCACCTACGAACCCTGCCCGCACTGCGGCCGGACCTGCCCGCGTCTGTTAGGAAAGATCTCCCGCGTCTCCGACATCCGCGAACTCAATGTAGGCAAGCTCAAGGGAACGCTCGTCGACTTCAATGCCCTGGAAAACCTGCTCGATGATACCGACGGCCTCGGCGCTTGGCAGATCGAACTGCGCAAGCGCCACGACGACCCGCTCGAAACCGATCAGGTCTTCGTTCACGCAGTCCCGATCAATGGCTGCGACCGGGATGCACTCCGCCATCACATCAGCCATCGCTTCGGCCAAGCAGTCGAGTTCGCGCCCAATGACATCGTGTTCCACACCTGGGACGACATGCGCCGCATGCAAGGCGTCGGGAAGGAATTGAAAGAGCAAAAAGTCGTCGATCACCGCCCCAACCCCGAAGTCTCATGA
- a CDS encoding thiolase family protein: MSDLFIIAGIRTPFCRSGSDFDMLSADDLGCHACTSLLLRTGIDPGLIDEVIMGCVAQPPDAANIARVIALRSGIPEKTPAVTVHRNCASGMEAITTAHQRMATGQGELFLVGGAESMSQIPFFYPHATVAKFATLSKAKEIGQKITAIADFRPADFKPRVGLQLGLTDPYCGQIMGDTAETLAREFNLSRQLQDAFAATSHRKALASADRLLEEIAPVHLPGKAVTRDNGIRENSTPEKLAKLRPIFDRQSGSVTAGNSSQVTDGAVALLVGSEQAAKKIGVEPLGRLTSYAYVGCNPTRMGLGPVHAIARLGRSPDDVDVIEINEAFAAQVLAVLAELKSGASMPPIEIPHEKLNRRGGSIALGHPVGATGARLVLTALHQLRETGGKSALATLCVGGGQGAALWLERP; this comes from the coding sequence ATGAGCGATCTCTTCATCATCGCCGGCATCCGCACCCCCTTTTGTCGCTCCGGCTCCGACTTCGACATGCTTTCGGCAGACGATCTCGGCTGTCATGCCTGCACCTCCTTGTTGCTTCGCACCGGCATCGACCCAGGCCTGATCGATGAGGTCATCATGGGCTGCGTCGCGCAGCCACCGGATGCCGCGAACATTGCCCGGGTCATCGCCCTGCGCTCCGGCATCCCCGAGAAGACGCCTGCGGTGACCGTCCACCGCAACTGCGCATCGGGCATGGAGGCAATCACTACTGCTCACCAGCGGATGGCCACTGGCCAAGGCGAACTGTTCCTCGTCGGCGGTGCTGAAAGCATGTCGCAGATCCCCTTCTTCTATCCTCATGCGACCGTCGCCAAATTCGCCACACTCTCGAAGGCAAAAGAGATCGGCCAGAAGATCACGGCCATTGCCGATTTCCGACCCGCGGACTTCAAACCGCGCGTTGGCCTCCAGCTAGGCCTGACCGATCCCTATTGCGGCCAGATCATGGGCGACACGGCAGAGACACTCGCCCGCGAGTTCAATCTCTCGCGCCAGCTCCAGGACGCCTTTGCCGCCACCTCTCACCGCAAGGCGCTCGCCTCCGCCGACAGGCTGTTAGAAGAGATCGCGCCCGTTCACCTGCCCGGAAAGGCAGTCACTCGCGACAACGGGATCCGCGAGAATTCGACACCCGAGAAGCTCGCCAAGCTCCGTCCCATCTTCGACCGCCAGAGCGGCAGCGTTACTGCCGGCAACAGCTCGCAAGTCACCGATGGTGCCGTCGCCCTGCTGGTCGGCAGCGAACAAGCCGCGAAGAAAATCGGCGTCGAACCCCTCGGTCGTCTCACCAGCTACGCCTACGTCGGCTGCAACCCCACGCGCATGGGACTCGGTCCCGTTCACGCCATCGCCCGCCTCGGCCGTTCGCCGGATGATGTCGATGTCATCGAGATCAACGAGGCCTTCGCAGCCCAGGTGCTCGCCGTCCTCGCTGAACTGAAAAGCGGAGCTTCGATGCCGCCCATCGAGATCCCCCACGAAAAGCTCAACCGCCGCGGCGGTTCCATCGCCCTCGGCCATCCAGTCGGAGCCACCGGTGCCCGCCTCGTTCTAACAGCCCTGCACCAGCTTCGCGAGACCGGCGGCAAGTCCGCCCTCGCCACTCTCTGCGTCGGCGGCGGCCAGGGCGCCGCCCTCTGGCTCGAACGCCCGTGA